One segment of Skermanella rosea DNA contains the following:
- a CDS encoding dihydrodipicolinate synthase family protein, with amino-acid sequence MKFDKQDLKRALTGISGILVTPFDAEDRLVPALQAPIVDRAVAAGVHILVANGNTGEFYALTTEEAETMVRASARHVDGRAPLVAGVGRAIGDACRLARVSAEAGADALMVHQPPDPFVAPRGIAEYVKRVADASGGLPLVIYLRNDAIGVKAIEALCAVEGVVGVKWATPNPLKLAEAMAACDPDIVWVGGLAEVWAPPLYAVGARGFTSGLINVWPERSVAIHAALESGDYPEARRLIAGMRAFEDIRAQEMNGTNVTGVKAALRLLGHDCGATRPPSAWPLTEAQSAMLAAFVEANGLRRLA; translated from the coding sequence ATGAAATTCGACAAGCAGGATCTGAAACGGGCCCTGACCGGCATCTCCGGCATCCTGGTGACGCCGTTCGACGCCGAGGACCGGCTGGTCCCCGCCCTCCAGGCGCCGATCGTGGACCGCGCGGTGGCGGCCGGCGTCCACATCCTGGTCGCCAACGGCAACACCGGCGAGTTCTACGCCCTGACCACCGAAGAGGCGGAAACGATGGTGCGGGCATCGGCGCGCCACGTGGACGGGCGCGCTCCCCTGGTGGCCGGCGTCGGCCGCGCCATCGGGGACGCCTGCCGTCTGGCCAGGGTCTCGGCGGAGGCGGGGGCCGACGCGCTGATGGTCCACCAGCCTCCCGACCCGTTCGTGGCGCCGCGCGGCATCGCGGAATACGTGAAGCGCGTCGCCGACGCCTCCGGCGGCCTGCCGCTGGTGATATATCTCCGTAACGACGCGATCGGGGTCAAGGCCATCGAGGCCCTGTGCGCGGTCGAGGGCGTGGTCGGGGTCAAGTGGGCGACGCCCAACCCCCTGAAGCTGGCCGAGGCCATGGCCGCCTGCGATCCGGACATCGTCTGGGTCGGCGGGCTGGCGGAAGTCTGGGCGCCGCCGCTCTATGCCGTCGGCGCGCGGGGCTTCACTTCGGGCCTGATCAATGTCTGGCCCGAAAGGTCGGTGGCGATCCACGCGGCCCTGGAAAGCGGAGACTACCCCGAGGCGCGCCGCCTGATCGCCGGGATGCGGGCTTTCGAGGACATCCGGGCCCAGGAGATGAACGGCACCAACGTGACGGGCGTGAAGGCGGCGCTGCGCCTGCTGGGACACGACTGCGGCGCCACCCGCCCGCCCTCGGCTTGGCCGCTGACCGAGGCCCAGTCCGCGATGCTGGCCGCCTTCGTCGAGGCCAACGGCCTCCGGCGGCTTGCCTGA
- a CDS encoding ABC transporter permease: MTVIPTDAKAAPREPGRARVLLGYLVHDKLALISAIYLLFLIAAAILGPLLVGDLATKLGLRQRNLPPFTLDQGWAYVLGADTLGRSILARLVVGAQNTLGIAAAAVLTSALVGGALGLVAGYSNRWYSQAIMRLADIVMSFPSLLLALIVLYTLGPSIPNLIIVLAITRVPIYLRTTRAEVLELRERMFVSAAKAMGAGSLRIVLRHIAPLVAPTLVTIAAIDFASVILAESALSFLGLGIQPPQFTWGAMVATGRGYLASAWWVAFWPGFAILLTTLSLNLLSSWARTVADPQQRWRLQTLRRAPR; this comes from the coding sequence ATGACCGTGATCCCGACCGACGCGAAGGCGGCGCCCCGCGAGCCGGGCAGGGCCCGGGTCCTCCTGGGCTATCTCGTCCACGACAAGCTGGCGCTGATCTCCGCGATATACCTGCTGTTCCTGATCGCCGCGGCGATCCTCGGCCCGCTGCTGGTCGGCGACCTGGCGACCAAGCTGGGCCTGCGCCAGCGCAACCTGCCGCCGTTCACGCTCGACCAGGGCTGGGCCTACGTGCTGGGCGCCGACACCCTCGGCCGCAGCATCCTCGCCCGCCTGGTGGTGGGGGCGCAGAACACCCTCGGCATCGCCGCGGCGGCCGTGCTGACCTCCGCCCTGGTCGGCGGCGCGCTGGGCCTGGTCGCCGGCTATTCCAACCGGTGGTACAGCCAGGCGATCATGCGGCTGGCCGACATCGTCATGAGCTTCCCGTCGCTGCTGCTGGCGCTGATCGTGCTCTACACGCTCGGGCCGAGCATTCCCAACCTGATCATCGTCCTGGCGATCACCCGGGTGCCCATATACCTGCGGACGACCCGCGCCGAGGTGCTGGAGCTCCGCGAGCGCATGTTCGTGAGCGCCGCGAAGGCGATGGGCGCCGGCTCGCTGCGCATCGTGCTGCGGCATATAGCGCCGCTGGTGGCGCCCACGCTGGTCACCATCGCCGCGATCGACTTCGCCTCGGTCATCCTGGCGGAATCGGCGCTCAGCTTCCTAGGCCTCGGCATCCAGCCGCCGCAGTTCACCTGGGGCGCCATGGTCGCGACCGGGCGGGGATACCTGGCGAGCGCCTGGTGGGTCGCGTTCTGGCCCGGCTTCGCGATCCTGCTGACGACGCTTTCGCTCAACCTGCTGTCGAGCTGGGCCAGGACGGTCGCCGATCCGCAGCAGCGGTGGCGGCTCCAGACACTGCGGAGGGCTCCGCGATGA
- a CDS encoding ABC transporter substrate-binding protein translates to MKTKKSCRGTAALLASALALALSAALSAGPALAAPGEITVVLPEQPANLDPCRSIRNDIGRIINMNITETLTDIQAEEGTVEPFLATGWQQVDDLTWRFTLRDGVKFQDGADFDAAAVVHTINRLMNPNLSCDSRSKFGDIKLTPKAVDPRTVEIKSDIPIPILPTLMGTVQIVSPNLPMDKETNSPVGTGPYRLDGASPERVVLTRFDGYWGEDPEVARATFVWRPESAIRAAMVSTGEADLTPTIAVQDATDPDTDFAYLNSETTRMRIDAQMPPLDDRRVREALNLAIDWDALGSALFGDDVLRASQMVAPGVRGHNPDIKPWGYDPQRARQLLEAARADGVPVDKEIRLIARNGFFPNSAESLEAMMGMWEEVGFNMTMVQLEAADWVRYLDKPFPPERGPTLFQQQHDNNTGDAGFTAPVMYSSGGQYSTIADPEVDRLLRQAMSATGDERAKLFQEVFARVHDEVVADVPMYHMIGYTRVGRRIEGWRPSLKTNSEIRLSEIDLKD, encoded by the coding sequence ATGAAGACGAAGAAATCCTGCAGGGGCACCGCGGCGCTCCTGGCGTCGGCGCTGGCACTGGCCCTGTCGGCGGCCCTGTCAGCGGGTCCGGCGCTCGCGGCGCCGGGGGAGATCACGGTCGTCCTGCCGGAGCAGCCGGCCAACCTGGATCCCTGCCGGTCGATCCGCAACGACATCGGCCGCATCATCAACATGAACATCACGGAGACCCTGACCGACATCCAGGCGGAGGAGGGCACCGTGGAGCCCTTCCTGGCCACCGGCTGGCAGCAGGTGGACGACCTGACCTGGCGCTTCACGCTGCGCGACGGCGTCAAGTTCCAGGACGGAGCGGACTTCGACGCCGCGGCGGTCGTCCATACGATCAACCGGCTGATGAACCCGAACCTGTCCTGCGACAGCCGCTCCAAGTTCGGCGACATCAAGCTGACGCCCAAGGCGGTCGATCCTCGGACCGTCGAGATCAAGTCCGACATCCCGATCCCCATCCTCCCGACCCTGATGGGCACGGTCCAGATCGTCTCCCCGAACCTGCCGATGGACAAGGAGACCAACAGCCCGGTCGGCACCGGTCCCTACCGGCTGGACGGCGCGTCGCCGGAGCGGGTGGTCCTGACCCGGTTCGACGGGTACTGGGGGGAAGACCCGGAAGTCGCCCGCGCCACCTTCGTCTGGCGCCCGGAATCGGCCATCCGCGCCGCCATGGTCTCGACCGGCGAGGCCGACCTGACGCCGACCATCGCGGTCCAGGACGCCACCGACCCGGATACCGACTTCGCCTACCTGAATTCCGAGACGACGCGCATGCGCATCGACGCGCAGATGCCGCCGCTGGACGATCGCCGGGTCCGCGAGGCGCTCAACCTCGCCATCGACTGGGACGCGCTGGGCAGCGCCCTGTTCGGCGACGACGTGCTCCGCGCCTCGCAGATGGTGGCGCCGGGGGTCAGGGGCCACAATCCGGACATCAAGCCCTGGGGGTACGATCCGCAACGGGCGAGGCAGCTGCTCGAAGCCGCCCGCGCCGACGGCGTTCCGGTGGACAAGGAGATCCGGCTGATCGCCCGCAACGGCTTCTTCCCCAACTCGGCGGAATCACTCGAGGCGATGATGGGCATGTGGGAGGAGGTCGGCTTCAACATGACCATGGTGCAGCTGGAGGCCGCGGACTGGGTCCGCTACCTGGACAAGCCGTTCCCGCCGGAACGCGGCCCGACGCTGTTCCAGCAGCAGCACGACAACAACACCGGCGACGCCGGCTTCACCGCCCCGGTCATGTATTCGAGCGGCGGGCAGTACTCGACCATCGCCGACCCCGAGGTGGACCGGCTGCTCCGGCAGGCGATGAGCGCCACCGGCGACGAGCGTGCCAAGCTGTTCCAGGAGGTCTTCGCCCGGGTCCATGACGAGGTCGTCGCGGATGTCCCGATGTACCACATGATCGGGTACACCCGCGTCGGCCGGCGCATCGAGGGCTGGCGGCCGTCCCTCAAGACCAACAGCGAGATCCGGCTTTCGGAAATCGACCTTAAGGACTGA
- a CDS encoding DMT family transporter → MAVNSAVGAFDAVIVRFVAAEVHPFGIVFFRNLFSLLFLAFFLGRIGPHPFRSPLWPVHCLRAVMKLGALVAYFYAVTLLPLSVAIAVAFTTPLFVSLGSILFLGERPRPLRLLALAAGFGGVWIVLRPDAVPVGMGAVLALGAAVALAGVALLMKVSSSREPALRIVLFNLLVTVPVAFLLCLPVWTTPSAGSLLLLAVQGAGGLAAQFAFARAMKLADASLLILVDFIRLPLAVFLGLALFGEPVEIAVFVGGGIILASLLLLLRQERRAARQGP, encoded by the coding sequence ATGGCGGTCAACTCGGCCGTGGGCGCGTTCGACGCGGTCATCGTCCGCTTCGTCGCGGCCGAGGTCCATCCCTTCGGGATCGTCTTCTTCCGCAACCTCTTCAGCCTTCTCTTCCTCGCCTTCTTCCTGGGGCGGATCGGACCGCACCCGTTCCGCTCCCCCCTGTGGCCGGTCCACTGCCTGCGGGCGGTCATGAAGCTCGGGGCCCTGGTGGCCTATTTCTACGCCGTGACCCTGCTGCCCTTGTCGGTGGCGATCGCCGTGGCCTTCACCACGCCCCTGTTCGTCTCGCTCGGCTCCATCCTGTTCCTGGGCGAACGCCCGCGTCCCCTCCGGCTGCTGGCGCTCGCCGCGGGTTTCGGCGGGGTCTGGATCGTCCTGCGCCCGGACGCGGTGCCCGTCGGGATGGGCGCGGTCCTGGCGCTGGGCGCGGCGGTCGCGCTGGCGGGGGTCGCCCTCCTGATGAAGGTCTCCTCCTCGCGCGAGCCCGCGCTCCGGATCGTCTTGTTCAATCTGCTGGTGACGGTGCCGGTGGCGTTCCTGCTCTGCCTGCCGGTCTGGACCACGCCGTCGGCCGGCAGCCTCCTGCTCCTCGCGGTGCAGGGCGCCGGGGGCCTCGCCGCCCAGTTCGCCTTTGCCCGCGCGATGAAGCTTGCCGACGCGTCGCTCCTCATCCTGGTGGACTTCATCCGGCTGCCGCTCGCCGTGTTCCTCGGCCTCGCGCTGTTCGGCGAGCCAGTCGAAATCGCGGTCTTCGTCGGTGGTGGAATCATCCTCGCCTCGCTTCTCCTGCTGCTTCGGCAGGAACGGAGGGCAGCCCGGCAGGGGCCATAG
- a CDS encoding ABC transporter ATP-binding protein — MTGGTIPKKPILEVRGLTVDFLSDRDPFRAVSSVDFHVCPGETLCILGESGSGKSVSTSAIMGLIDTPPGDIVAGRMVFDGRDLSAMTGEERRDLNGRRIAMIFQDPLAHLNPVYTIGWQIAEVFEAHGIARGGEARRRAVDLLRRVGIPDPEHRVDQYPHQFSGGQRQRVMIAMAIALQPSVIIADEPTTALDVSVQAQILDLLRDLQAEYGMALVLITHDLEVAASMADRVMVMKGGRIVEEGEARTVFTRPKHDYTRALLSALPHADDADSHRRSGTAAGEPILRVENIVKRYTLGAGLFGPAKFVDAVNDVSFVVGKGETVGIVGESGSGKSSVARILLRLNEPTSGRALYKGEDIFGMDRRALLKLRRKVQMVFQDPYGSMNPRMDVRTIISEPLRIHRDILPKARWNDRVVELLELVGLKAEHAARHIHQFSGGQRQRIAIARALASDPELIVCDEAVSALDVSIQAQVIDLLADLRTRLGLSYIFITHDLPIVRHFADRIIVMKHGEIVEQGATQALFSNPQHPYTRTLLNATPHPKWETGAAVGAAALPDRQALP; from the coding sequence ATGACCGGAGGAACCATCCCGAAGAAACCCATCCTGGAGGTGCGGGGGCTGACGGTCGACTTCCTGTCCGACCGCGACCCGTTCCGCGCCGTCAGCTCGGTCGATTTCCACGTCTGCCCCGGGGAAACGCTCTGCATCCTGGGGGAGAGCGGCTCGGGCAAGAGCGTCAGCACCAGCGCCATCATGGGGCTGATCGACACGCCGCCGGGCGACATCGTCGCCGGCCGTATGGTGTTCGACGGCCGCGACCTGTCGGCCATGACGGGGGAGGAGCGGCGCGACCTGAACGGTCGCCGGATCGCCATGATCTTCCAGGATCCGCTGGCGCACCTCAACCCGGTCTACACGATCGGCTGGCAGATCGCGGAGGTGTTCGAGGCCCACGGCATCGCCCGGGGAGGCGAGGCGAGGCGGCGGGCGGTCGACCTGCTGCGCCGGGTCGGGATCCCCGATCCGGAACACCGGGTCGACCAGTATCCCCACCAGTTCTCGGGCGGCCAGCGCCAGCGCGTGATGATCGCCATGGCCATAGCGCTCCAGCCCTCCGTGATCATCGCCGACGAGCCGACGACCGCGCTGGACGTCAGCGTCCAGGCGCAGATCCTGGACCTGCTGCGCGACCTCCAGGCCGAGTACGGCATGGCGCTCGTCCTGATCACCCACGACCTGGAGGTGGCGGCCTCCATGGCCGACCGGGTCATGGTGATGAAGGGCGGCCGGATCGTCGAGGAGGGCGAGGCCAGGACGGTCTTCACCCGGCCGAAGCACGACTATACCCGCGCGCTGCTGTCGGCCCTGCCGCACGCCGACGACGCTGACTCCCACCGGCGTTCCGGCACGGCCGCCGGCGAGCCGATCCTGCGGGTCGAGAACATCGTCAAGCGCTACACCCTGGGCGCCGGCCTGTTCGGCCCCGCCAAATTCGTCGATGCCGTCAACGACGTCAGCTTCGTGGTCGGCAAGGGCGAGACGGTCGGCATCGTCGGCGAGTCCGGGTCCGGCAAGTCCAGCGTCGCGCGCATCCTGCTGCGCCTCAACGAGCCGACCTCGGGCCGGGCGCTCTACAAGGGGGAGGACATCTTCGGCATGGACCGGCGCGCGCTGCTCAAGCTGCGGCGGAAGGTGCAGATGGTGTTCCAGGATCCCTACGGGTCCATGAACCCCAGGATGGACGTACGCACGATCATCTCGGAACCGCTCCGGATCCACCGCGATATCCTGCCCAAGGCCCGGTGGAACGACCGGGTGGTCGAACTCCTGGAGTTGGTCGGGCTGAAGGCGGAGCACGCCGCCCGACACATCCACCAGTTCTCGGGCGGGCAGCGCCAGCGGATAGCGATCGCCCGGGCGCTCGCCAGCGACCCCGAGCTGATCGTCTGCGACGAGGCGGTGTCGGCCCTGGACGTCTCGATCCAGGCTCAGGTGATCGACCTGCTCGCCGACCTGCGGACCCGCTTAGGCCTGTCCTACATCTTCATCACCCACGACCTGCCGATCGTCCGGCATTTCGCCGACCGCATCATCGTCATGAAGCACGGCGAGATCGTCGAGCAGGGCGCCACGCAGGCGCTGTTCTCCAACCCGCAACATCCCTACACGCGCACGCTGCTGAACGCGACGCCCCATCCCAAGTGGGAGACCGGCGCCGCGGTCGGCGCTGCCGCGCTTCCTGACAGGCAGGCACTTCCATGA